A segment of the Leptospiraceae bacterium genome:
GATTTAAATTTTGATTCTACCTTTTGAATAATCGATTGTTTTGTAGACCCAAGGTCTGTGATGTAACCGGAATAATCCTCTGGAATTAAATCAATTTTATCACAAGTCAAATCTACTGGTAACGAAAACACTATAAAATCATATTTGTTCCAAGTATTGGATTTCAAAAAATCGCTTTCGAGAATTACTTCATCCGCAATTTTTTGAGTGATCCCTTCCGTTCTACTTTTTTCTGATTTTACAACTCCCGTAATTTTGCATCCCAAGTTTTTATTACGAATAGCTAATGAGAGAGATGCTCCCATTAATCCCAATCCATAAATTAAAACTTTATTAAAAGGAGAGTTCACAATAATGGCTCAGTTGCAGGATAAGATCCTAAGACTCTTAAAAAAGTAGCTCTCTCTTTTAGCATTCCTAAAACATTTCCAATGATTTCGTCTTTTTCATGTCCATGAAAATCAATAAAAAAATTGTATTCCCATGAATTCCGTCTAGTCGGTCTAGATTCTACTTTCGTCAAATTAATATTATTCTCAAAAAATGGTTTGAGGGCTGTGTAAAGCGAACCGGGTTGATCCGCTACAGAAAAAACTATCGATGTTTTATCATGCCCAGTAGGCAGACATTGCGATTTTCCTATAATCAAAAATCTAGTTGTATTGTTCGGCAAATCTTCAATAGACTCACGAATAACATTTAGACCATATATATCTGCTGCAATCTTTGATGCAATTGCGACACCTTCTTTTTTTTCGGCAACCATCATTGCTGCTTTTGCTGTAGAAGACGTTTCTATAATTTCAATATTCGGTAGATTTGCTGAAATCCAATTTTTACATTGTGAATTTGCGATTCTGATTCCGTATAACGTCTTAATTTTAGATAAGTCAGTTTCAAATCCTAAAAGATGCATAGAAATTCTCATATAAATTTCAGAGTAAATATACAAATCGGAAGTCAATAACATATCAAGTGTTGAGTTTACTAATCCTTCTGTTGAATTTTCAATTGGCACAACTCCGTAATCACATTTTCTAGATTCGACTGCTTTAAAAACTTCTGGAATTGATGTAAATGGAGTCGATTTTATAGATGCTCCAAATCTCTCTCTA
Coding sequences within it:
- the pheA gene encoding prephenate dehydratase, which gives rise to MSEDLSHLRIRIDELDNEIVSKIQERASIASKIGEVKRAKGEEIFRPDREKEVYKKVTTNNPGPLSDQTLISIYREIMSGSIAIEKALDVGYLGPEGSFSNQATRERFGASIKSTPFTSIPEVFKAVESRKCDYGVVPIENSTEGLVNSTLDMLLTSDLYIYSEIYMRISMHLLGFETDLSKIKTLYGIRIANSQCKNWISANLPNIEIIETSSTAKAAMMVAEKKEGVAIASKIAADIYGLNVIRESIEDLPNNTTRFLIIGKSQCLPTGHDKTSIVFSVADQPGSLYTALKPFFENNINLTKVESRPTRRNSWEYNFFIDFHGHEKDEIIGNVLGMLKERATFLRVLGSYPATEPLL